One region of Paenibacillus polymyxa M1 genomic DNA includes:
- a CDS encoding DUF3199 family protein: MLTPTILQQRSRVTPIQEAPAELLQQYIDDAQVRIELYLPIPFPAEPDKQIMLAWTKLAEGLALQDSEEYLASVARNYASESDGAWTYTRQAVEGKTTGNPDVDAILFLWVKKQTGPDDGNITAYVL, translated from the coding sequence GTGCTGACGCCAACAATCCTCCAACAGCGTAGCCGGGTAACCCCGATCCAAGAGGCACCGGCTGAGCTGCTACAGCAATACATTGATGACGCGCAAGTACGTATTGAATTGTATCTGCCAATTCCCTTCCCGGCCGAACCTGATAAGCAGATTATGCTGGCTTGGACCAAGCTGGCGGAGGGATTGGCATTGCAGGACAGCGAGGAGTATCTTGCATCCGTGGCGCGTAATTATGCGTCCGAGAGCGATGGAGCTTGGACGTACACCCGTCAGGCTGTAGAGGGGAAAACAACCGGCAATCCAGATGTGGATGCAATACTGTTCTTGTGGGTCAAGAAGCAAACGGGACCGGATGATGGTAACATCACCGCATACGTCCTATGA
- a CDS encoding HK97 gp10 family phage protein gives MTVHDFDGLARRFRRIADEGMERILRNIAEAAGETLLNLIIDEIDRQGLIDTGAMWQSFSRGDNNNVWEWDVDRNAITLELGSNLPYAQLVNDGYTIEKKHFVPGYWNGGGSFVYDPSAKTGFMAKPRSFIGRHYFDIAVEHLEGGMNQLIMRRLEVELERMLR, from the coding sequence ATGACCGTGCATGATTTCGATGGACTGGCCCGACGGTTCCGTCGTATAGCTGATGAAGGGATGGAACGTATTTTGCGTAACATCGCGGAGGCAGCCGGGGAAACACTGCTCAATCTAATCATTGATGAAATTGACCGCCAGGGCTTGATCGACACGGGGGCCATGTGGCAGTCCTTTTCCCGTGGCGACAATAATAACGTGTGGGAATGGGATGTTGACCGCAACGCGATCACGTTGGAGCTTGGTTCCAATCTTCCTTATGCACAATTGGTCAATGATGGTTACACCATTGAGAAGAAACATTTTGTGCCGGGTTACTGGAATGGTGGCGGCTCATTTGTCTATGATCCGTCTGCCAAGACTGGGTTTATGGCAAAGCCGCGCAGCTTCATCGGCAGGCATTATTTTGATATTGCTGTGGAGCACCTTGAGGGGGGAATGAACCAACTCATCATGCGGCGGTTAGAGGTTGAGCTGGAAAGGATGTTACGCTGA
- a CDS encoding Rho termination factor N-terminal domain-containing protein, with the protein MAYITYRGENTSLMLYGIRFPAKVPVQVEQGEVVKKLRERSDFDIKEEKVIPLEDLTLVQLKDKAKAANIEGFGSMNKSDLIAALRGGGKPSDNTPPADDPSKTEGADGKSADANNPPTA; encoded by the coding sequence ATGGCCTATATCACATATCGAGGAGAAAACACCTCTTTGATGCTTTACGGCATCCGCTTCCCGGCCAAAGTCCCGGTGCAGGTTGAACAAGGTGAGGTCGTTAAAAAGCTACGAGAACGCTCGGATTTTGATATCAAGGAAGAAAAGGTTATTCCGCTGGAAGACCTGACCCTCGTCCAACTTAAAGACAAGGCTAAGGCTGCCAACATTGAAGGATTCGGCAGCATGAACAAGTCTGATCTAATTGCTGCTTTACGTGGCGGTGGTAAGCCTTCCGATAATACGCCACCTGCAGATGATCCGTCGAAAACGGAAGGGGCTGACGGTAAAAGTGCTGACGCCAACAATCCTCCAACAGCGTAG
- a CDS encoding P2 family phage major capsid protein, giving the protein MRTNGQIIKSTITSTLDQTALNYQQVDKFTEMAYESTEFLKGIRTINKLSSKGTIDKIGVTGRNLRSKKENIMADNTPTPTLPQVPYAVEPVVLPFEITEEFIRQTARVRGQNGEDIIMAAMTKNYGENMQDIGFNGDTATPNTDPDYAFLSMNNGWLKHAKTKGNYIDWTTLKDPQKKGVLFELERAIPTRLRTGGVFKYFMHPNTFSKRLQALAEKDTSASIQLQIMGGVKKVNSYEVEEVAHMPEGAIIFTYQQNFVLVNTYDMQIRKTTEGREAIYADKRFYAIHSDYDSIFEEPGAVAYVEGVEF; this is encoded by the coding sequence CAAACCGCTCTGAATTACCAACAGGTGGACAAGTTTACTGAAATGGCTTATGAGTCTACGGAGTTTCTAAAGGGGATTCGCACGATTAATAAGCTCAGCTCTAAAGGTACAATTGACAAAATCGGTGTGACTGGTCGTAACCTGCGCAGCAAAAAAGAAAATATTATGGCTGACAATACGCCTACCCCAACATTACCGCAAGTTCCGTATGCTGTAGAGCCAGTTGTTTTGCCATTCGAAATCACTGAGGAATTTATCCGTCAGACAGCTCGTGTACGCGGTCAAAATGGTGAGGATATTATTATGGCAGCCATGACCAAAAACTATGGTGAAAATATGCAGGATATTGGATTTAACGGGGATACTGCTACGCCGAATACTGACCCAGATTATGCTTTCCTAAGTATGAATAACGGTTGGTTGAAGCATGCGAAGACCAAAGGTAATTACATTGATTGGACCACGTTGAAGGACCCTCAGAAAAAGGGTGTACTGTTTGAACTAGAACGTGCAATTCCAACTCGTCTGCGTACTGGTGGTGTATTCAAGTATTTTATGCACCCGAATACCTTTTCTAAGCGGCTTCAGGCTTTGGCTGAGAAGGACACCAGTGCATCCATTCAATTGCAAATTATGGGCGGAGTGAAGAAGGTGAACAGCTATGAGGTTGAGGAAGTAGCTCATATGCCAGAGGGAGCTATCATCTTTACGTACCAACAGAACTTTGTCTTGGTCAATACGTACGATATGCAGATTCGTAAAACTACCGAGGGCAGAGAGGCCATCTATGCAGACAAGCGTTTCTACGCTATCCATTCCGATTACGACTCTATCTTTGAAGAGCCGGGAGCGGTGGCATACGTCGAAGGGGTGGAATTTTAA